The DNA window GCAGGAGGTCGCGCTCCGGCATGGGTTGCCCGGTGTCGTTCTTGGGAACCCCGGTGCCGGCGCCGCTGATGAGTGCCACGGTGCCATCCAAGGCTGCGGCGACCACCCGCTCACCGTCCAAGGGGGTGACGGTGGCGACGTAGGCGTGCGCGAGCCAGTAGCGCCAGCGTAGCCCACCCCAGCTTGCCACGGCCACCAGAAAGCCCGGTTTGCTCCCGGTGAACACGACGCCGCCCTTCTCCACCGGCATCGAAGGGGTGGTGTCCCAGCCATAGCCCACATTGGTTGTCCAGAGTTGCAGCTGGGTGGGCGCGCCGGCCAAAAACGCGTAGAGACACCCGTCTAAGGAACGCACGTAGAGGGTGCTGCTTCCATCTTCAGAAAGGCCGATTGAGTCCCAAGCTTCCGGCGTCTTGCTGGACCAGATGGTGGTGCCGTTGGCCAGGCTGATAGCATTCACGTAGCGTTCCGGATCAGATACGAACACGCGGTCGGCAGTGGCCACCGGCCACGAGGCAGCCGGCGCATAGTAGAAGCTGGAGGTGCGATTCCAGTTCCAACGCAGGGCACCGGTATGTCGGTCCAGAGCGCGGAACTGGCGGTCCCAGGAGCCAAACAGGAGCAGGTCGCCGGCCACTGCGGGCTTGCATTCGATCATGCCGCTGGCGCTATACTGCCACAGGCGCTGGTGGCCCTTGACGCCGAGGGCGTACATGGTTTGCTTGCCCGCAAAGTAGATGGTCGTGTCGGCCACCACGGGTGGAGTGAGCACCGCGCCGCCGGCCTGATAGGTCCAGAGCAGCTCGCCGCTGGCGGCATTGACGGCGGAGAAGGTGCCATCGGTGGCGCCGCAATAGAGCACCCCTTCGTGCACCGTGGGGGCGGAAAAGACCGCACCCGCCGCCCGCAGGGGTGGCCAGGCGTGCGTGCCGTCCTCAAGGCGCAAGGCGATGATCCGACCGTCGCTGGTACCCACGTACACCCGCTCGCCGTCGCAGGCCGGTGCGGTGATGACTTCTGCCCCTGCCTGGTAGCGCCAGACCGCCTGCGGGCCGCCGTTGTGCACGACAAATCCCCGGGTGCGCGCCACTCTCTGGCCTGCCGCCGTGGTGAAGACCACCTGCAGCGTGTGGTAGCCGTTTTCTAACGACGCGGTGGCAAGGGACAAGGACCACTCATGGGCAGCACCGGAAAGCGCCCCGCCCACGGTTGCACCGCCAAGGCTACTGTACGTCACCTGCCAGCTTCCGCTCGTGGCAGGCACGCCGATGCGCACATGCACCGTCGTGGTGCCGGTGACCACCTCCCCTTCGTTAAGGTCCAAGAACGCCACCTCTGGCTGAGGCGCGCTGGCGCAAGGGATGCGCAGCCAGGGTTGGCCTGCCTGTCCATCCGCCGTGTAGGGCGTGACCACGATCTCCCTCTTGCTCACCGAGACTACGTTGAACCCTGGAGCTGAGGCGTAGGTATCGCGGCCCATCGCCCCAGGGATGCCCTCAAAGTCGTAGGCGCGGTTGCTGTGTCCATGACCTACCAGGATGATGGCCGTGCGGTAGCTCTTGAGCAGGTCCAAAACCTGCCAGTAGTTGTACATCGAAGTGAACTCGCACGGGAAGTGGCAGGCAAATATCACCGGGGTGTCTGGCGGGTCCAGGCTTGCTAACTCTTGGCGGAGCCATGCGATGTCGGCAGGATCGAAGAAACCGCCCCCTCCGCGCAGCGGGATTCCCGTGTTCAGTCCAATGATGCGGAAGCCATAGTGTGCAATGGAAAAGCGCAGGGCGCCAAAGTACCTCTTCAGGGTGTGGAGGCCAGATTCGCTCCATTTGGTGTCATGGTTCCCAGGTACGCTCCACACGGGCAGGCGGCAGGTGCGCATCAGGTCCAAGTATTGCTGGATTTCGCTGTCGGCACCGCGCTCGGTCAGGTCGCCGGTATGCAGGACAAAGTCCAACGAGTCAACCAGCCCGTTGATGGCGCCGAGCACGGCCACCAGGCCTGCCTCCGTGGAGCCGGCGCCCACGTGGCTATCGCTGATCCAGGCGAAGCGAAACACACGCGCCAACGTGACTGGCTCAAGGACGCGGTCGGCCCCGACCAGGCGAACTGCCATGTGGCTCGTGGTATCTGGGGTGTAGCCGCGGGCCAGAAAGCGCAGGCGGTATTCGCCTTCGGGGAGATTGGCCAGCGTCAAGGTCTGCCCGTGCCGCACCGAGTCGTAACTGGCCGGCAGGGGGAAGGTCGATGGGTAGGCCACCACTCGGGAGACTGCCGTGTCGGAGAGGTCATCAAAAAGGACGGTGCCGCGAATGAGGCGGCGCGGGCCAGGCAAAGGCTGCATGGTGAAGCTCAGGTCGCGCAGATCACTTCCGAGAAGTCGGAGCGAGTCCACCCGCAGAGTGTCGTACCCCCAGGCCGCACAGAGGATACTGTACCAGCCCTCGACGAGCTTGGTGAAGGCGAATCGGTGGTGGGTACCCTCTTGCGTGACCACCATCAGGGGCTGGCTACTTCCCTGACGGAACAAGGCAATCCGTGAGGTGGCGCGTGTCGCCCCGCCGGCAAAGAGCAGTTCGCCGCTTATGGAGTAGGTGCTCATGAGCGAGGTCAGGCGCACCGCGTCGGCAAGAACGTACCGCCCGTTCCCCTCGAAGTAGTCACTCACCTCCACCCACGTGGTCTCCGGGAGGTCAAAATCGCCCAAGAGATGCCAGCCGGGGCGATAGTTCTGATTGTCGACTATCAGCGTGTCGCCCCTGGCGGCGTGGATTGTTATCCGCGTGTCCTCCGCATAATTGCCGTCGACCACGTGGATTTCGACCCGATAAAGCCCCGGAAAGGTCAGTGTCGCCTGCCAGCGGGCGGTTGCCGTGCCGTCACCCTTGCGCTTGTAAAGGGCGGTGCCACCGTAAGGGTCGCCAGTGGTCTTGACGAGCCACTGGCCCGTCACGGCAAATCCTGGGCCGTCGTTGTCCAGGATGAGTTCAATCTGGGCGCGCGCAGCCGCGCTCAACGCACCCAGAAGGAGCATCCCAAGGCATATTGTTCGCATAGAGCAGACTCCCGTTTGTTCAGTGACAACTGCGGCGCCGAGCTTCTGTGGAAGGCCTCACCGCGCCAGTTGCTCTTCCACTGCCTTGAGCAGGCTGCCATCTTCCAAGTAGCGATAGAGATTCTTGCCGGGGCATACGGTCTGGTCGCTGTAGTCACGGTGGCCCTTGATGCTGCTCAATGGCACCCCGTAGATGCGAGCCAAGTGCGCCGTCAAGGCCACCAGTGCCTGGAACTGCTTAGGGGTCACCTCTTGCACTTCAAAGTTCCCCAACAGACAGATGAGCGCATGGCCACGGGGATCATAGTCGGTGTTGGTATCGCCAGGGTAGTTGATCGGGCGGCCCTCGTAGATGCGGCCCTGGAAGTCGATGAGAAAGTGGTAGGGGATGTCGATCCACTTCTTCTCATTGCGGCTCCAGGTCTGCAGGTTGCGCAGGTACTGGATCGGGTCTTTGTCTGCCGGGAACTCCTCCCCTCCATGGTGAATCGTGATCTTGCTGATCCGGTGGGTGGGAAGGCTGGCGCGCAACGGTTGCCAACCCCACTCGCTGCGATGCACAACGCTCATCCCCGCCGGATAGGGAACCTCCACCACGGCAATTCCGCTCCCGTGACGCAAGGCGCAGCTGGGCAGGAGAAGGAGCAAGAATCCCACATAAAAGCCCGCCACTTTCATGGCGCCTCCCCGTTGCTGGTTCCGCTCTCAAAACGATCCTCTGCTCACCAGGCCAATGGTGCGACGCCACAATTTAACAAATAATCCCCTGCAAGTCAAGCGAATCGTTGCGGAATGGGAGGAGGGACGGCGCGGTAGGCGATGGCCTCACAGCTCTGGCGGCACGTCGATGGCGCGGCGCTCCAAAAGGGTACCCTCCATCACGAACAGGGTGGCGAGCGCATTCAGGTAGTCGACGGTGGCTCTCACCTCGCTGAGCTGACTGCTGGTGAGGTCGCGCTGCACCTGCAGGACCAGGAGGTTGGTGGATCTGCCCACGCGGAACTTTTCCACTTCAGCCTCGAGGTTTTTCTCCTGCAAGAGGCGTGCCTCGCGGGAGGCATCGATCTGTTGGCGCGTGCGCAGCACGTCGGCGTACGCGATGCGCACGTCGCGCTGCACCAGCTGTTCCATGTTGCGCAGCGCCAGTTCGAGCTGTTCCCTGGTCTTGAGTGCCCGGCGGAGCTGTGCGCGTGCCTTGGCGTCCACGACAGGGAATTGGAAGGTCACGCCGCCATTGACGCTGTAGAAGGGGCTCTGGACATCCGGGGCCGCTTCCTTGAACGTGCGCGCATAGGAGGTGCGCCCGAAAGTGACAAAGACATCCAGGCGGGGGAGCAGACCATTCTTGGTGTAGGCCACCTGCAGCTCACCGCGGCGGTAGGCCAGCCGCGCCTGCGCTATGTCCGGGCGATAGCGCAAGGCCAGCTCCTCGTGGAGCTCAACCGCGCCCAGAGAGTCCGGGGTGACAAGCGGACGGTCCAGGGGTGCCAGCGTGGTCGACCAGCTCACCCCTTGCCCAGGATTGAGGAGGTAGAGGAGATTCAGCCTGGCCTGTTCATAGCGGCTTTGCGCATCGATGACCGCGCTGCGACGCCGCGCCACCTCTGCTCGCACGGAGGCCAACTCCAGCTCCGCCAGCTTGCCGACTGCCACGCGCTCCTGCGACTCCTCCAACTGCCGCTGCGCCAGGTTCAAGGATTGCTCCTGAATGCTCAGCTCCTGAGCGGCAAGGTAGAGACCCCAGTAGCTGGCCTCCACCTCTTGCACCAAACGCTCGGCCATGGCCTTCAGCTCATGGCGGGAAATTTCAACGTCGATGGAGGCGCTGCGCACGCTGATCAGATTGGCGCCCAGGCCAAAGCCGCGAAGCAGAGCCTGACTCACGGTCACACCGACGTTGCCAGAGTACTGCGGCAGGTAGATGCTCGAGGTCGAACCGGACATGCCCACGTCCACTGCCAAGGTGGTGCCCGTGGGGAGGAGTTGCGACAGGCCAGCACCGTAGCCGACTCGCTGCGAGGTCATCTCGAACGGCTCCGGTCTTGCCCCCAAGAAGCGTTGCACATGGCTCTTGTCGCTGGTCACCGAGGCGCTCAAAGTGGGCTCGAAAGCGGCCACCTGCTCGCTGAGCGCTGCCTCCATGATCGATGGACGCAGCCGCTGAATGGCAAAGGTGGGGTTGCGTTCCAGGGCGATGAGTACTGCCTCGTGCAAGGAAAGGCGGAGTGTGTCCTGAGCGCCGCCACTTGCGGCAAAGCAGCACCCCGCGATGAGCAAGGAGGCAATGGTGTGTGCAATCTTCATTTGCTCGACCTCACCGAATTGACGCGTGCGCGTGCCGTGGCAGTGAGGTGCCGCGCCGCCACCAGCACTTTGCGCAGCGATTGCTTCTCCTCAAATACCGAGTAGACTACAGGAATGAGCACCAAAGTCACCAGCGTGGAGCTGAGCAGTCCGCCGATGACCACCCGAGCCAAGGGCGCCTGAGCTTCGCCGCCTTCCCCCAGGCCCAACGACAGCGGCAACAGGCCCAACACCGTCGTGAGAGTACTCATGAGGATGGGCCGCAGGCGCCGCGAGCCGGAGGTACGGATCGCCTCGTACAGGGCCAGGCCGTGCTTGCGCCGCAACTGGTTGGTGTAGTCGACCAGCAGGATGGCGTTGTTGACCACAATCCCGGCCAGCATGATGCAGCCGATGAAGGCCTGCATGCTGAAGGTGGTTCCAGTGAGGAGCATGGTCACCGTGACGCCGATGAGCGCCATGGGAATGGAGAAAAGAACCACGAAGGGGTCTTTCAGCGACTCGAACTGCCCGGCCATCACCATGTAGATGAGCAAGAGGGCGAGCACCAGGCCAACCATTAACTCGCGGAAGGCCTTCTGCTGCTCCTCATATTCCTCGCCGAACTGCAGGGTAAAGTCCCTGGGCACGGGAATGGTACGCAGCGCCTTGCGGATGTCCGCCACCACCGACCCCATGGCGCGCCCCGTGAAATTGGCCGAGATGGTAATGGTGCGCTCCTGGTCCTTGCGCTCTATGCGCACCGGGCCCTCTCTGGGTACCACCTGCACGACGTTGCGCAACACCACCTGCTCCCCACGATTGTTGAGCACGGTCAGGTCCAGCAAGTCGGCCAGGTCGCGCCTGTCCTCCTCACTCAACCGCACAAGGATGCGGTCTTCCTTGCCGCCTTCGCGAAAGTACGAGGCATAGGTGCCGCCGATGGCCGTTTGCAAGGCATCGCCAATGTCGGACACGGATAGCCCAAGTGCCGCCGCCTTGTCGCGGTCGATGCGGACGACTTCCTCGGGACTGCCCTCCTCGCGGCTGATCTGCGTGTCGGTGATGCCTTTCACCTGCAAGATGGCCTGATTCACCCGCTGCGCCAGCTCTTGCGCGATGTGTAGGTCGTAGCCGCGCACGTCAACGCTTACTCGGTCCCCCTGGGTAGTGCCCATGGACAGCAGGAAGAGCCCTTGGCCGGCGCGCGTGCGGATGGTGACCCCGGGCAGGCCGGCAAGGGCACGGCGCAGATCGTTGGCGACCTGTTCGCTACTGCGGCGACGCGCGCTCCTGGGCACCAAGGTGACGCGGATTTGGGCAGTGTGGCCACCGCTGGCGCGAAAGCCTCCGCCCCCTATGTTGGCCATGACCGCGGTCATCTCCGGCACCTGCTTCCTGATGATCTCTTCCACTGCCAAGGCGGTTTGGTTGACGAGTTCCAGGCGGGTGCCCACCGCCATCTCCAGGTTGACGCGCACTTCCCCCTCGTCCGCCTGCGGCATCAGCTCTACGCCGATGAGGCGCACGAGCACCACCGAGACCAAGAAGAGGCCCAACGCGCCGGAGGCCACCTGGGCGCGATGCCCAAGCGCCCATTGCAGAAGTTCGGCGTAGCGGGCTTCCACCCGCTTGAAGGCCAGCTCACTGGCGGCATAGATGCGGTGGAGAAGTTTCTTGTCCCCGCTGAGCGGAGTGAGCCGGAGGAGCTTGCTGGTAAGCATGGGCACCAGCGTCAGGGCGACGACGAGCGAGCAGAGCAGCGCGAAACTCACCACATAGGCCATCTGCCAGAACATCACCCCGGACATGCCGCGAATAAAGACAACCGGCAGGAACACCACCAGCGTCGTCAACGTGCTGGCCACGATCGCCGAGGTGACCTCCTCGGCACCGATGACGGCGCTCTCTACGCGTCCGCCGCCTCCCTCTCGGTGGCGGTAGATATTCTCCAGCACGACAATGGCGCTGTCTACCAACATGCCGATGCCTAAGGCCAAGGCGCCGAAGGTCATTATGTTGAGCGTCAAGCCCGCAAAATACATCAGGCCAAAGGTGGCCACTACCGAGATGGGGATGGCCGTAGCGATGATGGCCGTGCTGGAGACGTTGCGCAAGAAGACGAAGAGAATCAGCACGGCCAGGATGCCGCCTAAGAGGGCGGAATTGCCCACGTTGTTGATGGAGCGCTGGATGTAGCGCGACTGGTCGATGAGCGGCACGAGCGTAAGCTGCGGAAAGTCGCGGTTGAGGCGCTCGATCTCGGCACGTACCTCTTTGGCCACGGCAACCGTGTTGGAACCGGACTGCTTGTTGATGGCCACGCGCAGGCCAGGCTTGCCGTTGATGCGCACCAGCTGCCTGACCTCCTGCCACGAGTCATCGACACGGGCCACATCGCCGATGGTCACCGGCACGCCGTTGCGCGTGGTGATGACCGTGGAGCGGATTTCGTCCAATGACATGAATTCGCCCTGGGTGCGCACCAGGACCTCCAAGTTGCCCTTGTCATACAGGCCGGCCGGGATGTTTCTGTTCTCGCGACGGAGGGCCGCCAAGATGGCGTTGGGCGACAGGTTGAGCGCCTTGAGCTTATCGGCCTTCAGGTCCACGTGGATCTCCCTGGTCAGACCCCCGGATACGTCGGCGGCGGCCACTCCGGGGATGCGCTCCAGGCGATACTTGACTTGGTCTTCCACCAGGCGCCGCAAATCCAGAGGGTTGAGGTCGCTGGAGACGCCGATCGTCATGATGGGAAAGGCGGAGACGTCGAACTTGCGGATCATCGGCCGGTCGATATCTTCCGGCAGCCTGGGCAACACGCGGTCGATGCGGTCGCGGATATCGTTGGCTGCGGCCTCAAGGTCGGTGCCCCATGCGAATGAGACGCGCACCATGCTCCGCCCCTCGGTGGAGGTGGAGGTTATCTGCTCCACCCCTTGCACCGCCGCCAAGGCCTCCTCGATGGGCCGCGTCACCAACTCCTCTATCTCCTCCGGCCCGACATTGCCATAGCTGGTGATGACGGAAATGGTGGGGTAGGTGATCTCAGGCATAAGGTCGATGGAGAGCCGGGAGAAGGAGATGAGGCCCAGGGTGATAATCGCCAGAAAGACCATCGTCGTGAGGATGGGGCGATGGATGGGACCACGCGATAGATTCATGGTCGATACTCCTTGCGCTTGCGCCTAGCGGCCGCGACGCGACTGCGGACGCGCCCCTGGCAGAAGCACCGGGCTGCCGTCCGCCAACAGATGCTGGCCGAGGGTGACCACGCGACCCTTTAGCTCCGGAGCGAGGACCTCTGTCACCTCCTGCGTGGCAATGCCGGGCGTCACGGGGACAAAGTGGGCCACGGTGCCGGTGGAGTCCACCACAAAGAGCGCCTTCTGCCCGTCACGGGTCACGATGGCGCGAGAGGGGACGAGCTGCGCGTGCTCGTTGCTGGCCAGCACCACGCTCACGCGCGCAAACATCCCGGGCTTAAGGATCAGCGAGTCGTTGTCCACCTCCACTTCCACTTCTGCCATGCGCGATTCCTCGCGCAGCATCGGAGCGATGCGCGCCACCTGTGCAGGGAAGAGGCGGTCCGCGAAGGCGTCGACGCTTACCGTGGCAGATTGGCCGGGCTGCACGCGGCCATAATCCCGCTCCGTGATCGTGGTGCGCACGATGACCTTCTCAATCCCCACTACCGAGATAACTGGGGCATTGGCGGTGAGCAGGGTCCCTTCGTCCACGAAGCGCTCGCCGGTGAAGCCGGGTGCAGGGGCGGTCAGCACGGTGTAGTTGAGCCGAATCTGGGCCGACCTTAGGGCCGCCTCGCGCTGTTCCACTTGCGCCTGCGCCAGTTTGAGGCGCGATTGCTGCGCCTCGTAGTTGGTGGTTGCCGCGTCCAACTCTGCAGGTGAGGCGATCCCCTTTTCCCTGAGTTGCTGCACACGCTCGAACTCTTGTCTGGCCAAGGCGAACTGGCTCTGCGCCTCGCTCAGCGACGCTTGCGCGATCTTCAGGCTTGCTTCCGCCTCGCGCACTGCCTGTTGATACTCGGCATCATCGATCTTGGCTACGACCTCATCCCGGCGCACCGGGTCGCCAATGCGCTTGCGGATCTCCACCACGCGTCCTGCCACCTTCGGGGCGATGAGGTAGCGATAGATGGGTTGGACGGTGCCCACAAACTGCCGCACTTCGCTTATCGGGCCGTAGCGGACGCTGTCCACCTCAACGGCAACGGGGGGACGCTGGCCGCGCGGCAGGCCACCGGCCGGTTTCTTGGCAACTAACTGAATGACCCGAAAAACCAAGGCGAGGGCCACAACGCCCACGACCAGGCGCACCACAAGCTTCTTCATAGAGCTTCCTTGGATGTGCGAAAGATGCCTATCTTCAGCCGTCAACGCTGCAAGTGTCCGCTGCGTGCTGGCGGAATCTCACAGGCTTTTAACACGGACGCAGGCGATTTCCTGCGCCGAAAGTGGCTCGGTGCGCATCACGAGAAAGAGGAGATTCTCGCGGGCGATGATGCCTCATGTGCGCCGCAGGATGGCTATGGAAAAGTCGTCCTCCAGGCGCGCCTCGCCCACGAAATTTGCCACTTCGGCGATGACTCGTTTTCCCATCTGCTCCGCAGAGGCCCACTTCTCGCTGGTGAGGATATGGGCAAGGCGGGCTTCGCCAAAGGACTCCTGCCTTTGGTTGCGGCATTCGGTGATGCCATCGGAGTACAGGAACACGATGTCCCCCTTCTCCAGACGGAGGCGTTGCAGGCGATAGCGAGTCTTGGGCGTCAGGCCAAGCGCAGCCTGGCCGCGCGGCAACTCCTGGCACTGCCCGTCTGTGAGCAGGAATGGAGGCAGGTGTCCGGCGTTGAGCAATTGGATCCGTCCGTTCCGGGAGCTCAGTGATGCGACGACCAGCGAGACGAAGCGCTGCGGGAGGCCGTCGCGGCAAAGGATTTCGTTCAGGCGATTGGCCAGCGCGCTCAGCGAGCGGAGCGAGGCCGCCAAGGCGCGCAGGGTGGCCTGCACCTTGGCCATGCAGAGCGCGGCACCCAGCCCTTTGCCAGCCACATCGCCCAAGCAAACTGCCAGACGCCCGCGCGGGAGGGCTAGATAGTCCACCAGGTCGCCGCCGACTTCGTTGGCCGGATGGGTATAGAGCCAGGTGTCCCAGCCCGAGAGCACCGGCCTCTCCTTGGGGAGCAATGCCTCCTGGACTGCCTTGCCGGCCACCAGCTCGTCTTGGAAAAGGAGCCTGTCTTTCAGTTCCAAAAGGAGGACAATCAGCAGAAGAATGAACCCCAGGGCGCCGAAGTTGAGACTCACGTCGCTCCCCATGAACGTGAAGCGGGTGTTGAGGATGGTCATGATCAGGCTCAACACCAGAAGGAAGCGCCGCAGCGGGGTGAGCTTGGCGAGCATGCTCATCCCCACCCAGATGACCACGTAGATCCACCGCACCAGGCGATGCATCCGTTTTAGCGACTCGCGCCGCTCCGGTTCGACATAGAAGTGGTAAATGTCGCGCAGTTCCTGGCGCAGGCCGCGCAGCAGATCGTGGCGTTTCAGTTCGTGCAGGCCCGTTCCCGCGCCTCCTTTCTTCTTCCCGTTCCGCGCACAGCTCTGCATGGTCTCACCTCAAATGGTGCGCTCTTTCGAAGACCGCTGTACACCGTGCTGATACTGGTCTTTGCGGCGCAAAGTTGCACGCGAGTTCCGTGGCAATGTTCAGCTAACGACGCGGCAGACCAGTCCCTTGAGGTAACTTCCCTCCGGGAAGCTCAGTGCCACCGGGTGGTCGCAGGCCTGGCCGAGGCGGGCTATGATCTGCGCACTGCGACCGGCGTCCAGCGCGGCGTCGGCAACGATCTTCTGGAAAAGTTCAGGCGCAATGAGCCCAGAGCATGAAAAGGTGATGAGTACGCCATACGGCCGCAGCAGCTTGAAAGCCAACAGGTTGATGTCCTTGTAACCGCGGCTTGCCTTTGCCACCTGTGCCTGGGACTCCGCGAACTTGGGCGGGTCCAAGATGATCACATCAAACTGGCGCCCACTGTCCCGCAAGCGACGCAGCTCCTGGAACACGT is part of the candidate division KSB1 bacterium genome and encodes:
- a CDS encoding peptidoglycan recognition protein family protein, giving the protein MKVAGFYVGFLLLLLPSCALRHGSGIAVVEVPYPAGMSVVHRSEWGWQPLRASLPTHRISKITIHHGGEEFPADKDPIQYLRNLQTWSRNEKKWIDIPYHFLIDFQGRIYEGRPINYPGDTNTDYDPRGHALICLLGNFEVQEVTPKQFQALVALTAHLARIYGVPLSSIKGHRDYSDQTVCPGKNLYRYLEDGSLLKAVEEQLAR
- a CDS encoding TolC family protein codes for the protein MKIAHTIASLLIAGCCFAASGGAQDTLRLSLHEAVLIALERNPTFAIQRLRPSIMEAALSEQVAAFEPTLSASVTSDKSHVQRFLGARPEPFEMTSQRVGYGAGLSQLLPTGTTLAVDVGMSGSTSSIYLPQYSGNVGVTVSQALLRGFGLGANLISVRSASIDVEISRHELKAMAERLVQEVEASYWGLYLAAQELSIQEQSLNLAQRQLEESQERVAVGKLAELELASVRAEVARRRSAVIDAQSRYEQARLNLLYLLNPGQGVSWSTTLAPLDRPLVTPDSLGAVELHEELALRYRPDIAQARLAYRRGELQVAYTKNGLLPRLDVFVTFGRTSYARTFKEAAPDVQSPFYSVNGGVTFQFPVVDAKARAQLRRALKTREQLELALRNMEQLVQRDVRIAYADVLRTRQQIDASREARLLQEKNLEAEVEKFRVGRSTNLLVLQVQRDLTSSQLSEVRATVDYLNALATLFVMEGTLLERRAIDVPPEL
- a CDS encoding efflux RND transporter permease subunit, giving the protein MNLSRGPIHRPILTTMVFLAIITLGLISFSRLSIDLMPEITYPTISVITSYGNVGPEEIEELVTRPIEEALAAVQGVEQITSTSTEGRSMVRVSFAWGTDLEAAANDIRDRIDRVLPRLPEDIDRPMIRKFDVSAFPIMTIGVSSDLNPLDLRRLVEDQVKYRLERIPGVAAADVSGGLTREIHVDLKADKLKALNLSPNAILAALRRENRNIPAGLYDKGNLEVLVRTQGEFMSLDEIRSTVITTRNGVPVTIGDVARVDDSWQEVRQLVRINGKPGLRVAINKQSGSNTVAVAKEVRAEIERLNRDFPQLTLVPLIDQSRYIQRSINNVGNSALLGGILAVLILFVFLRNVSSTAIIATAIPISVVATFGLMYFAGLTLNIMTFGALALGIGMLVDSAIVVLENIYRHREGGGGRVESAVIGAEEVTSAIVASTLTTLVVFLPVVFIRGMSGVMFWQMAYVVSFALLCSLVVALTLVPMLTSKLLRLTPLSGDKKLLHRIYAASELAFKRVEARYAELLQWALGHRAQVASGALGLFLVSVVLVRLIGVELMPQADEGEVRVNLEMAVGTRLELVNQTALAVEEIIRKQVPEMTAVMANIGGGGFRASGGHTAQIRVTLVPRSARRRSSEQVANDLRRALAGLPGVTIRTRAGQGLFLLSMGTTQGDRVSVDVRGYDLHIAQELAQRVNQAILQVKGITDTQISREEGSPEEVVRIDRDKAAALGLSVSDIGDALQTAIGGTYASYFREGGKEDRILVRLSEEDRRDLADLLDLTVLNNRGEQVVLRNVVQVVPREGPVRIERKDQERTITISANFTGRAMGSVVADIRKALRTIPVPRDFTLQFGEEYEEQQKAFRELMVGLVLALLLIYMVMAGQFESLKDPFVVLFSIPMALIGVTVTMLLTGTTFSMQAFIGCIMLAGIVVNNAILLVDYTNQLRRKHGLALYEAIRTSGSRRLRPILMSTLTTVLGLLPLSLGLGEGGEAQAPLARVVIGGLLSSTLVTLVLIPVVYSVFEEKQSLRKVLVAARHLTATARARVNSVRSSK
- a CDS encoding efflux RND transporter periplasmic adaptor subunit, whose translation is MKKLVVRLVVGVVALALVFRVIQLVAKKPAGGLPRGQRPPVAVEVDSVRYGPISEVRQFVGTVQPIYRYLIAPKVAGRVVEIRKRIGDPVRRDEVVAKIDDAEYQQAVREAEASLKIAQASLSEAQSQFALARQEFERVQQLREKGIASPAELDAATTNYEAQQSRLKLAQAQVEQREAALRSAQIRLNYTVLTAPAPGFTGERFVDEGTLLTANAPVISVVGIEKVIVRTTITERDYGRVQPGQSATVSVDAFADRLFPAQVARIAPMLREESRMAEVEVEVDNDSLILKPGMFARVSVVLASNEHAQLVPSRAIVTRDGQKALFVVDSTGTVAHFVPVTPGIATQEVTEVLAPELKGRVVTLGQHLLADGSPVLLPGARPQSRRGR
- a CDS encoding serine/threonine-protein phosphatase, translating into MQSCARNGKKKGGAGTGLHELKRHDLLRGLRQELRDIYHFYVEPERRESLKRMHRLVRWIYVVIWVGMSMLAKLTPLRRFLLVLSLIMTILNTRFTFMGSDVSLNFGALGFILLLIVLLLELKDRLLFQDELVAGKAVQEALLPKERPVLSGWDTWLYTHPANEVGGDLVDYLALPRGRLAVCLGDVAGKGLGAALCMAKVQATLRALAASLRSLSALANRLNEILCRDGLPQRFVSLVVASLSSRNGRIQLLNAGHLPPFLLTDGQCQELPRGQAALGLTPKTRYRLQRLRLEKGDIVFLYSDGITECRNQRQESFGEARLAHILTSEKWASAEQMGKRVIAEVANFVGEARLEDDFSIAILRRT
- a CDS encoding PQQ-binding-like beta-propeller repeat protein, producing the protein MRTICLGMLLLGALSAAARAQIELILDNDGPGFAVTGQWLVKTTGDPYGGTALYKRKGDGTATARWQATLTFPGLYRVEIHVVDGNYAEDTRITIHAARGDTLIVDNQNYRPGWHLLGDFDLPETTWVEVSDYFEGNGRYVLADAVRLTSLMSTYSISGELLFAGGATRATSRIALFRQGSSQPLMVVTQEGTHHRFAFTKLVEGWYSILCAAWGYDTLRVDSLRLLGSDLRDLSFTMQPLPGPRRLIRGTVLFDDLSDTAVSRVVAYPSTFPLPASYDSVRHGQTLTLANLPEGEYRLRFLARGYTPDTTSHMAVRLVGADRVLEPVTLARVFRFAWISDSHVGAGSTEAGLVAVLGAINGLVDSLDFVLHTGDLTERGADSEIQQYLDLMRTCRLPVWSVPGNHDTKWSESGLHTLKRYFGALRFSIAHYGFRIIGLNTGIPLRGGGGFFDPADIAWLRQELASLDPPDTPVIFACHFPCEFTSMYNYWQVLDLLKSYRTAIILVGHGHSNRAYDFEGIPGAMGRDTYASAPGFNVVSVSKREIVVTPYTADGQAGQPWLRIPCASAPQPEVAFLDLNEGEVVTGTTTVHVRIGVPATSGSWQVTYSSLGGATVGGALSGAAHEWSLSLATASLENGYHTLQVVFTTAAGQRVARTRGFVVHNGGPQAVWRYQAGAEVITAPACDGERVYVGTSDGRIIALRLEDGTHAWPPLRAAGAVFSAPTVHEGVLYCGATDGTFSAVNAASGELLWTYQAGGAVLTPPVVADTTIYFAGKQTMYALGVKGHQRLWQYSASGMIECKPAVAGDLLLFGSWDRQFRALDRHTGALRWNWNRTSSFYYAPAASWPVATADRVFVSDPERYVNAISLANGTTIWSSKTPEAWDSIGLSEDGSSTLYVRSLDGCLYAFLAGAPTQLQLWTTNVGYGWDTTPSMPVEKGGVVFTGSKPGFLVAVASWGGLRWRYWLAHAYVATVTPLDGERVVAAALDGTVALISGAGTGVPKNDTGQPMPERDLLLHPYPNPFNNTLVVSYQLRRAQKVDFVVTNLLGETVFSRTAEHQSGGQFQFVWSGTDLAGQNLPSGIYLLIVRGQHFRQTRKVVLVR